From the genome of Salarias fasciatus chromosome 22, fSalaFa1.1, whole genome shotgun sequence:
GACAGCCGGCGACACAACTCGCTGTAATTACGAGctcggcagtgtgtgtgtttgtgtgtgtgtgtgtgtgtgtgtgtgtgtgcgtgtgtgtgtgcgtgcgtgtgcgtgcgtgtgtgtgtgcatgtgtgctgcTTTGTTCACCTCCCTCTCTGCTTCCGCTGACCCAGAAACTCGCAGCCAGCCAGTTTTCTTGACATGAATAATTACTCTGTGGAGACGAAATGGCTTCAAAAAGGAGCCATAAACAATTGTCATAATTCTCTGAGATGTATGTCAGCCAACGCATGGCGGAAAATGTTACCAGACTCATAAATatggatttttaaaaagattttttctttttttttgtttttttttaaatgcatgctCTTTTGGAAGTCATTTCCatataaaacactttgaaagCACTCTGAAATTCAAGCGGAAAGCGTGGAAACTCTTTGGTGGTGCTGCAGGTGATGGTAGAGAGAGCAGGAACAGGcctctctggtgtgtgtgtgtgagagtgtgtgtggagtgaggaggaggtcAGTGCTGCGGGGCAGCAAGGCGCCTGACGTCACCGGGAGAAAACTAACGATCACAGCTCAGCTCGCTGTCAGACAACTGAAAGGTTTGTGTGAGGAGACTGAAGATGTTTCTTAATCCATTACAAGGCGAGGTGGAGAAAACAGTTTGATAATTTACAACAGGAGGGGGCAATTTATTTACAATGATTAATTATGGATTTAACTCTGTTTGAAGACTGGAGTTACTTATAATGAAGCGATAACTGAATGCTTTTTGATGCGTGaaattgatcatttttcaaCCCTCAAGTGCATCAAATTTCACCATAAATGCAATTAATATTACATTCAAAAATTGATTAAATAAGCCTCTGTTTCAGAATTTTTGGAGATTATTTTGCAGGTCGTAAAGGAGAAGGTGTCAGACACATGTTGCCCAAAGGCCAGGTCTGATTTAGTAGAATCAATAACAATTCTATTAATAATGATTCCGGTTGTCTGTGGCTGTAGAAGGTTtacagctttgttgtttttcacaatGACAATACAGACTCTTGTGATTCTGTTTGTATGAAGAAAGCATTGTTATCCTGAGAGTCGGTGAGTCATTACATGTTGTTTGCAACCATGAAACCATTTTATTTTCCTGATGGTTACATTGATGCTTCatcatctgtttttttgtaaCTTCTTGACTCCTGGTAGAAAATTGTGCGTTGTCATTGAAGTGACGAACAAAcattcatatttgttttttggtttcacAGTCATCTCAAAAGGATGGTTGTGACGGGTTGTTTACCTCCTGGTTTATGTCGAGTCCTCGTCCTTTGCAGTGTCTTCTGTCATCCCGGTGCAGCCTCATGTCGTAACCCTCAGCCTGGTTGAACAACTGGTCATACGTGGACACATCTGGGGCCTGGCATGAGCACAGAGCATATAATTAACTGACAAAGAGTCATTTAAGTCAGAGATATTGCTCACCTTTGAGCCTCCTTTAATATTATGTTTGTCATCCCATAAATGTAGTGTACTTTTGCATATACAGAGAAGTAATAAGAGTGTTTAAGATGTACACTCAAGTGAGGCAGATGTTGCACTGATTGGAATTAATGTtagaagaattttaaaaaaaattagtttTAAAGTGAATGGCTAAACAGTGCAGatcaaaatgcataaataacAAGTTGTACTCAGTATCTTTAAAAGGTACAAAATTGTACTTCAGTAGCTGTAAAATTACATTCTATATATGATTTAATATCCAAAAACACTGCTTCATTACAGGAAGTATTTTTACTTCTTCATCTGCACTGATGAAGACTTCCATGAATAAATCGATGAATAATGTTGTGTTGTAATGGTGCTaaacttttaaaatcaaattgTGCACATTGTTTCGACCAGCAGCTGGCTTACCTGCGGCTCTTTGCTGAAATAGGACGCCTCTTTGGGGTCGTTTCGCCGCGGCGGGATGTAACTGAAGGCAGACAGGGTGGATAAAGGTTTCTTCTGGGCCTCTAGGTGAACGTCCATGCTGCTGACAGCCAAACGCTCCTGctaaagtaaataaaatctcagaaaagtgaagaagaaaaagaaaaaaatccgcACAAACCCGAGCGGAGCGAGAGCGTCTGTGGTTGCTAGGATACCGAGTTGCCTCCTGCTGCCTTCAAGGACGATCCGTGTTTTTCCCTACTGATCAGCCTCTTCAAGAGAAACCAAACACAGCTTTAAAAtgcctttgttgttgtttattctgTCTAAAATTGAATAGAAAACACAGAATCAACTGTCAGGGTTGAACTTATTCTTACCATCAACTTTGAATAAATTTGTAATTAGTCCATCCGTCATCTGCCCTCATCAAAAAAGTATACTTGAATTTTATTGGACTTGAATATAAGTTGAAGTATAGTAGGTATACTACGGACATTGTACTTGTAGTGTTCTCAAAAGTACGGAATACTGACATTCTCAGTTGTGTTTAaaattgtgatttaaaaaaagaatattgaAATAAATTGTGATTGTGAAGATCTTAGCCAGAATCACAAAATCTGTGCCATTTTCCAGGATTCTgcatctgcagagctccagcagctcatgAGCAATTAAGTATATAGAATTCAGAAGCTAAACTTTGAGTATACTGCCTCAGTTTTTGTATCAAATAAGTGTACTTGCAGAACTAGTTTTGCTAAGGGTGaatatcattttaaatgaatttcctaaataaatgaatacacgATGCCTCATTCCTTATTCAGGGCATCTTGAAGCTTTTCTGGGTGTTGGAGGAAGCTGTGTCTCATATCATGTATGCACGCACACATTAAACCAAATATGGATCTTCGATGGGGGCCAGATTTAATTAGATGAATGTGCCTGAAGGCCAACAAATGTCCCTTAATATCTGCTGTTCGCTGAATTTGCGACGAGATAGCCACAGCTGAGTAAACTCTGACTTTCTCTTGGGCCAAATGCTATTTGCA
Proteins encoded in this window:
- the cfap90 gene encoding uncharacterized protein C5orf49 homolog, with translation MDVHLEAQKKPLSTLSAFSYIPPRRNDPKEASYFSKEPQAPDVSTYDQLFNQAEGYDMRLHRDDRRHCKGRGLDINQEERSRAVPVLSSSVYGHRPAPALLQTGRQHARVARIQADFFMKNGIIWNVAEGYGSVAPL